The following proteins come from a genomic window of Geomonas sp. RF6:
- a CDS encoding DUF2950 domain-containing protein: MKRTCATGRAFHLLHFVLAAVLVLAFQGMVDAANEVSRQVSFSSPEEAAQALFAALKNSDEARLAEILGPGSESLISSGDVVADRAGRAELVKLYEAKNHLDMVQGNKAVLLVGAQDYPLPIPVVKQGESWIFDTNAGRKEILNRRMGKNELEAIEILDAYVEAQREYSARAHAPGRPSEYAQQLLSTPGKKDGLYWEAKEGEEESPLGPLVAQAAREGYMKPEGKWPVPFHGYYFRILKGQGRNAPGGAFDYVVNGRMVRGFGMVAYPARYGASGIMTFIVNQDGVVYQKDLGQDTPKVAPGMQLFDPDKSWSEVGGDGESLPTVSDLALPQAGSAEGR; the protein is encoded by the coding sequence ATGAAAAGGACATGTGCCACAGGAAGGGCGTTCCACCTCCTCCACTTTGTACTCGCCGCGGTCCTGGTCCTTGCGTTCCAGGGGATGGTCGATGCTGCCAATGAGGTAAGCCGGCAGGTTTCCTTTTCCTCACCCGAGGAGGCGGCGCAAGCCCTCTTTGCGGCTCTGAAAAATAGCGACGAGGCCAGGCTCGCCGAGATCCTCGGCCCCGGCTCCGAGAGTCTCATATCATCGGGAGATGTGGTCGCTGATCGCGCCGGCCGGGCGGAGCTGGTGAAGCTCTATGAGGCGAAAAACCACCTGGACATGGTGCAGGGGAACAAGGCGGTTCTCCTGGTCGGGGCACAGGACTATCCGTTGCCGATACCGGTCGTGAAGCAAGGGGAGTCCTGGATCTTCGACACCAACGCGGGTAGAAAGGAGATCCTCAACCGGCGAATGGGAAAGAACGAGCTGGAGGCCATCGAGATCCTGGATGCCTACGTCGAGGCGCAGCGCGAGTATTCGGCGCGCGCGCACGCGCCGGGTCGGCCATCGGAGTATGCCCAGCAGCTCCTCAGCACGCCAGGAAAGAAGGACGGTCTGTACTGGGAGGCGAAGGAAGGGGAAGAGGAGAGCCCCCTGGGTCCCCTGGTAGCTCAGGCGGCCCGCGAAGGGTACATGAAGCCTGAGGGGAAGTGGCCGGTACCTTTCCATGGCTACTACTTCAGGATACTGAAGGGGCAGGGGAGGAACGCGCCGGGCGGGGCGTTCGACTATGTGGTCAACGGTCGCATGGTGCGGGGATTTGGCATGGTGGCATACCCCGCGCGGTATGGAGCGTCCGGCATCATGACCTTCATCGTCAACCAGGACGGCGTAGTGTACCAGAAGGATCTGGGGCAGGATACGCCGAAGGTGGCACCCGGGATGCAGCTTTTCGATCCCGACAAGAGCTGGTCAGAAGTAGGGGGGGACGGCGAGTCTCTGCCCACCGTTTCAGACCTGGCTCTCCCGCAGGCGGGCTCGGCTGAGGGGAGGTAG
- a CDS encoding PAS domain S-box protein, translated as MPGQRQTCPDNAQATLLARIEELEAELDAVKEAHAADRRALAAMRETKRRYLAIINSFDGQIYICSHDYRIEFMNEQMVQRTGRNATGEFCYEVLHHLPDVCPWCVKDRVSRGETVRWEVQSPKDGRWYYVVNTPLYKDDGTVSKHAMIQDITERKVAEERRRESEEKYRGIFENAPVGIYQTTVQGEILGVNPMLARLFGYASADEMLAEKDSTAPSYFADPEVREAIVSAALASHGFVSTEVIYRRRDGSTFCGTLTMMALRDKTGEISFLEGFIEDVTLRKKAEEELRKLSEAVKQSPVSITITDADGAVEFVNPMFTRVSGYLPEDVVGKAARILGRSVAPEPYAEEMWSALRDGKVWEGEVHCRKKGGEPLWEHVTVSPIRDTRGGVTHFVALEQDITEQKRIKEQLLQAQKMEAVGQLAGGVAHDFNNILTAIIGFASIMQLRMPLTDPLQSNVEQILAAAGRAATLTRSLLTFSRTHNVNLRPANLNDALSDLGRFLKRIISEEISFRTIFGDDIPTVYADVTQIQQVVINLATNARDEMPKGGVLTLETGSRDIDEDFVSCHGLGTPGSYAVITVSDTGRGMDEEIRKRIFEPFFTTKGVGKGTGLGLSIVYGIVKQHSGFIIVSSTPGNGASFEVFLPAAENCVCTEQESAGDEAAAGGRETILLAEDDAAVRQLMSSILTSYGYRVIVAQDGSEAVRAFEEHGDEVQLLLFDMIMPQMNGKEACEQIRRMRHGVPVLYLSGYTMDYIRDRGDLADGAELLMKPVEPRELLKKVRGMLER; from the coding sequence ATGCCTGGACAAAGACAAACCTGCCCCGACAACGCGCAAGCAACTCTCCTTGCACGCATAGAAGAACTCGAAGCCGAGCTCGATGCGGTGAAAGAGGCGCACGCAGCGGACCGGCGCGCCCTCGCAGCGATGCGGGAAACAAAAAGGCGCTACCTTGCCATCATCAATTCCTTCGATGGTCAAATCTACATCTGCTCGCACGATTATCGCATCGAGTTCATGAACGAGCAGATGGTGCAAAGGACAGGTCGCAACGCCACGGGGGAGTTCTGCTACGAGGTGCTGCACCACCTCCCGGACGTCTGCCCCTGGTGCGTGAAGGATCGTGTCTCCCGCGGGGAAACGGTGCGCTGGGAAGTGCAAAGCCCGAAGGATGGCCGCTGGTACTACGTGGTGAACACGCCGCTCTACAAGGACGACGGGACGGTGTCGAAGCACGCAATGATCCAGGACATCACGGAACGTAAAGTTGCGGAGGAGAGAAGACGCGAGTCGGAGGAGAAGTACCGCGGCATATTCGAAAACGCCCCGGTGGGGATCTACCAGACGACCGTGCAGGGGGAGATCCTAGGTGTAAACCCGATGCTGGCGCGACTCTTCGGCTACGCCAGCGCCGACGAGATGCTCGCCGAGAAGGATTCCACCGCGCCGTCGTACTTCGCCGATCCGGAGGTCCGGGAGGCGATAGTCTCCGCCGCGCTCGCCTCCCACGGATTCGTCAGTACCGAGGTCATCTATCGCCGCCGCGACGGCTCCACCTTCTGCGGCACCCTCACCATGATGGCGCTCCGTGACAAAACAGGCGAGATCTCCTTCCTTGAGGGGTTCATCGAGGACGTCACCCTGCGTAAGAAGGCGGAAGAGGAGCTGCGCAAGCTCTCGGAAGCGGTGAAGCAGAGTCCGGTGAGCATTACCATCACCGATGCAGACGGTGCCGTCGAGTTTGTTAACCCCATGTTCACGAGGGTGTCGGGATACCTTCCTGAGGACGTCGTGGGGAAAGCCGCCCGCATTCTCGGCCGCTCCGTTGCGCCGGAACCGTATGCCGAGGAAATGTGGTCCGCGCTTCGGGACGGAAAGGTCTGGGAGGGGGAGGTCCATTGCAGGAAAAAGGGGGGGGAACCGCTCTGGGAGCACGTCACCGTCTCGCCGATCCGCGACACCCGCGGAGGGGTGACCCACTTCGTCGCACTGGAACAGGACATCACCGAGCAAAAGCGCATCAAGGAACAGCTCCTCCAGGCGCAAAAGATGGAAGCGGTCGGACAGCTCGCAGGCGGGGTTGCCCACGACTTCAACAACATCCTTACAGCCATCATCGGCTTTGCCAGCATCATGCAGCTGCGCATGCCCCTAACCGACCCGCTGCAGAGCAACGTGGAGCAGATCCTTGCCGCAGCCGGGCGCGCCGCGACGCTCACCCGGAGCCTCCTCACCTTCAGCAGGACGCACAACGTAAACCTTCGGCCTGCGAACCTGAACGACGCGCTTTCCGACCTCGGACGGTTCCTGAAGCGCATCATCAGCGAGGAGATCAGCTTCAGGACGATCTTTGGGGACGACATCCCCACGGTGTACGCGGACGTAACCCAGATACAGCAGGTGGTCATCAACCTCGCCACCAACGCCAGGGACGAGATGCCGAAGGGGGGGGTCCTGACCCTAGAGACCGGATCCCGCGACATCGACGAGGATTTCGTCTCCTGCCACGGACTCGGCACCCCCGGAAGCTATGCGGTGATAACGGTCTCCGATACCGGCAGGGGGATGGACGAGGAGATCAGGAAGAGGATCTTCGAGCCGTTCTTCACCACGAAAGGGGTGGGGAAAGGGACCGGTCTCGGGCTCTCCATCGTCTACGGCATCGTGAAGCAGCACAGCGGCTTCATCATCGTCAGCAGCACGCCCGGCAACGGCGCATCCTTTGAGGTATTCCTACCCGCCGCAGAGAACTGCGTCTGCACCGAGCAGGAGTCCGCTGGGGACGAAGCCGCGGCAGGGGGGAGAGAGACGATCCTTCTGGCTGAGGACGATGCAGCCGTCCGTCAGCTCATGAGTAGCATCCTTACCAGCTACGGGTACCGCGTCATCGTGGCGCAAGACGGCAGCGAGGCGGTACGTGCCTTCGAGGAGCACGGCGACGAGGTGCAGCTCCTCCTTTTCGACATGATCATGCCGCAGATGAACGGCAAGGAAGCCTGCGAACAGATCCGCCGGATGCGCCACGGCGTGCCGGTCCTCTATTTGAGCGGCTACACCATGGATTACATCCGCGACCGGGGGGACTTGGCGGACGGCGCCGAACTGTTGATGAAGCCTGTCGAGCCCCGCGAGCTCCTCAAGAAGGTGCGTGGCATGCTCGAACGGTAG
- a CDS encoding OmpA family protein, giving the protein MKRYLLLILVPALFLTVPNLASAGVNAESFSVTPVVGGYTFMGAEHLTTRPAYGIRFGYNFTSNFGAELAFDYIRTHQNTNTSPYGVSPGEDVSVYKYGLDFLYHFMPEGPFVPYLAAGFSEITRDYPEPAGTRHRPAFNYGLGMKYFFADNMAVRTDLRHIVMDDNKTYHNLEYLLGLDFLFGGAKPAALPAAATPAPAPAAPAPGKEAPLAPVPAAEPSPGHYKYCMTLHIEFDIDQALIRPEYHNEIAKVGEFMKKYPTTTAVIEGHTDNVGNAEYNMDLSQRRAQAVVDYLCDKFGIDGSRLSARGYGLTRPIADNATEQGRQQNRRIEAIIDCAFDVKQAPPPQRLCMTLDLEFDTGKADIKPDCTGDVDKLGEYMNTYPTTTAVIEGHTDNTGSYEGNMKLSQQRAEAVVNYLVEKCGIDRSRLSAKGYGSSRRVAYNNTAEGRQKNRRINAVVDCVIKK; this is encoded by the coding sequence ATGAAAAGGTATCTGCTACTAATCCTTGTTCCAGCCCTGTTCCTGACAGTGCCAAATCTTGCCAGCGCCGGGGTCAATGCCGAGAGTTTCTCCGTCACCCCGGTGGTCGGGGGGTACACCTTCATGGGGGCCGAGCACCTGACGACGAGGCCGGCGTACGGAATCCGCTTCGGCTACAACTTCACCAGCAACTTCGGAGCGGAACTCGCGTTCGACTACATCCGCACACACCAGAATACCAACACAAGCCCCTACGGGGTCTCCCCGGGTGAGGACGTCAGCGTCTACAAGTACGGCCTCGACTTCCTCTATCACTTCATGCCGGAGGGGCCGTTCGTTCCGTACCTTGCCGCCGGTTTCAGCGAGATAACCCGCGACTATCCCGAGCCCGCAGGAACCCGCCACAGACCCGCCTTCAACTACGGCCTCGGCATGAAGTACTTCTTTGCCGACAACATGGCGGTAAGGACGGACCTCCGCCACATCGTGATGGACGACAACAAGACCTACCACAACCTCGAATACCTGCTCGGGCTCGATTTCCTCTTCGGCGGAGCGAAACCGGCAGCACTCCCTGCAGCAGCCACTCCCGCACCGGCCCCCGCGGCCCCTGCCCCCGGGAAGGAAGCCCCGCTGGCGCCGGTCCCCGCCGCCGAACCGTCGCCGGGACATTACAAGTACTGCATGACGCTGCACATCGAGTTTGATATCGACCAGGCCCTGATCCGCCCCGAATACCACAACGAGATTGCGAAGGTCGGAGAGTTCATGAAGAAGTACCCGACCACGACCGCGGTAATCGAGGGGCATACCGACAACGTGGGCAATGCGGAATACAACATGGATCTCTCGCAGCGCCGGGCCCAGGCGGTGGTGGACTACCTCTGCGACAAGTTCGGCATCGACGGGTCGCGCCTTAGCGCCCGCGGTTACGGGCTTACCCGCCCGATCGCCGACAACGCGACCGAGCAGGGGCGCCAGCAGAACCGCCGCATCGAGGCGATCATCGACTGCGCCTTCGACGTGAAACAGGCTCCTCCTCCGCAGCGCCTGTGCATGACGCTCGACCTCGAGTTCGATACCGGCAAGGCGGACATCAAGCCGGACTGCACCGGCGATGTCGACAAGCTCGGCGAGTACATGAATACCTACCCCACGACCACCGCGGTAATCGAGGGGCATACCGACAACACGGGGAGCTACGAAGGGAACATGAAGCTCTCGCAGCAGCGCGCCGAGGCGGTGGTCAATTACCTGGTAGAGAAGTGCGGCATCGACCGCAGCCGCCTCTCCGCCAAGGGGTACGGTTCCAGCCGCCGCGTCGCCTACAACAACACCGCGGAAGGGCGGCAGAAAAACAGAAGGATCAACGCCGTCGTCGATTGCGTGATCAAGAAGTAG
- the mobB gene encoding molybdopterin-guanine dinucleotide biosynthesis protein B, protein MQTKVVSFVAKSGTGKTTLLEKVITELKKRGLRVGAIKHDAHRFDIDIPGKDSYRLTAAGADTMLVSSPEKLALVKQHNVSPEIDELIATYFGDVDIVVTEGFKKSGMPKVELHRKERSATLLCRGENHDPTLIAVASDEPLELDVPVLDLNDPAQVAEFVIQHFNLH, encoded by the coding sequence ATGCAGACGAAGGTTGTTTCATTTGTAGCGAAATCGGGGACCGGAAAGACGACCTTGCTGGAGAAGGTTATCACCGAGCTGAAAAAGCGCGGGCTCCGCGTCGGCGCCATCAAGCACGACGCCCACCGCTTCGATATCGACATCCCCGGCAAGGACAGCTACCGCCTCACCGCGGCCGGTGCGGATACCATGCTCGTCTCTTCCCCTGAAAAGCTCGCCCTCGTGAAACAGCACAACGTCTCCCCCGAAATCGACGAACTCATCGCCACCTACTTCGGCGACGTGGACATCGTCGTCACCGAAGGGTTCAAAAAGAGCGGAATGCCGAAGGTGGAGCTGCATCGCAAGGAAAGGAGCGCCACCTTGCTCTGCCGCGGCGAGAACCACGACCCCACCCTCATAGCTGTCGCCAGCGACGAGCCGCTCGAACTGGACGTGCCGGTGCTCGATCTGAACGACCCTGCCCAGGTCGCGGAGTTCGTGATACAGCACTTCAATCTGCATTAA
- a CDS encoding ankyrin repeat domain-containing protein → MMTTNAIGAPVFKLKPPTHYFADDKTLALLAAAMAGDLPKAKNLVAQGANPNDEGPRGNPYNRLRLLHYAMAARNREAIRVLVAVGADPELSVQGFGRAFLFALTLKDVELLSLLLELKPAHTLSKDTIEYLLTESVINGCKPCLELLLKRGAPIDLPDDAGNTIMMDAMDVQDYELAEWLLQQGASIQIETKAGVTPAYTVQFHLQKFKPGSPTYNKVLRLKNLMEQKGAVFPAPTPKEVRAKHAKP, encoded by the coding sequence ATGATGACCACGAACGCGATTGGTGCACCCGTCTTTAAACTAAAGCCCCCTACTCATTACTTTGCCGACGACAAGACGTTGGCCCTTCTTGCCGCCGCCATGGCAGGAGATCTCCCAAAGGCAAAGAACCTCGTGGCGCAGGGGGCCAATCCAAACGACGAAGGCCCTCGAGGTAACCCCTACAATCGATTGCGCCTGCTGCACTATGCAATGGCTGCCCGCAACCGCGAGGCGATCAGGGTACTTGTCGCCGTGGGGGCGGACCCAGAACTCAGTGTGCAAGGATTTGGACGAGCCTTCTTGTTCGCCCTGACTCTAAAGGACGTTGAACTGCTTTCCTTACTGCTTGAATTAAAGCCCGCTCACACTCTGTCGAAGGACACAATTGAATATCTCCTAACGGAGTCTGTTATAAACGGGTGCAAGCCTTGCCTGGAACTGCTTCTCAAACGTGGAGCTCCTATTGATTTGCCCGATGACGCAGGCAACACGATCATGATGGATGCAATGGATGTACAAGATTATGAGTTGGCGGAGTGGCTCCTCCAACAAGGCGCGTCAATTCAAATCGAGACCAAAGCGGGCGTTACTCCGGCTTATACGGTGCAATTTCACTTGCAGAAATTCAAGCCGGGCAGTCCGACTTACAACAAGGTGCTGAGACTAAAGAATTTGATGGAACAAAAGGGCGCCGTTTTCCCGGCTCCAACACCCAAAGAGGTAAGGGCAAAGCATGCGAAGCCATGA
- a CDS encoding BrnT family toxin — MSKSAGNKQKHGIDFDEAQSLWDDPDLLEVPVVTTDGPRFLVVGRISGKHWSGIITYRGDAIRIISVRRSRKEEIALYES; from the coding sequence TTGTCCAAGAGCGCCGGGAACAAGCAAAAGCACGGCATCGATTTCGACGAAGCCCAAAGTCTCTGGGATGACCCGGATCTGCTTGAGGTCCCTGTTGTAACCACCGATGGACCTCGTTTTCTTGTGGTCGGCAGGATTTCGGGAAAGCACTGGTCTGGCATCATTACGTACCGCGGCGATGCCATCAGAATCATCTCGGTCCGGCGCTCCCGCAAGGAGGAAATTGCACTATATGAAAGCTGA
- the brnA gene encoding type II toxin-antitoxin system BrnA family antitoxin — translation MKADDIDKTFDEGGDISAHLDVTKARRPEQEQKRVNVDFPLWMIQQLDKESRRLGVPRQAIIKVWVAERLEKAG, via the coding sequence ATGAAAGCTGATGACATAGACAAGACTTTCGACGAAGGTGGCGATATCTCTGCACATCTCGATGTGACGAAGGCGAGAAGGCCGGAACAGGAACAAAAGCGGGTCAATGTTGACTTTCCCCTCTGGATGATCCAGCAACTTGACAAGGAATCACGGCGCCTGGGTGTCCCGCGGCAGGCCATCATCAAGGTATGGGTGGCGGAACGCCTGGAGAAAGCCGGGTAA
- a CDS encoding Ig-like domain-containing protein, with product MYGKSFLKIATKALAYLILLFSSLATAAVTPPTAQTNSATGIGQTTATLSGVITANGGANITEYGFFWGSGSNLSTKKVVGSNGLKGTSYTYNLTGLTPGSTYSYKFYAVNSAGTGYGSVTKFTMPSPSSPSSKPTPMPTSDIPVRGVSVSKKSITMAVGDTASLTAGVSPSNATDKRLTWDSNNKAVAKVDGNGNVKAVAQGTAVISVVSAANRAKYDHCTVTVSEIPPNVSSVNVNPASITAWQPVAFSASTDRAASRVVLSFPDAGVNLNMNGSGTNWNWSGPINQAGSRRFVVTAYDESGKNGSTKGGSVTVNPAVGYPSKSSTKSEIVQVDLPSEKVHLYVVMADPSNISFKPLLGGTVPRQASLGINGGYFSDDENDVPEFYLYSIAIMNGKSVMPARYGGTGGIGKPLDTLVYDPNIKSKLFINQYYSSKTIGVSKGTTNWWAHSGNQLHLNNDSGWKTSRRSIPYFDVSHYRDGRPIYRGAMVYGSDSGELKVWLIGTDTGCTADTFRIAINKYSKDKGYRFVDGITMDGGTASQMKVDGGSYGTGRPVAEMVYVLK from the coding sequence ATGTATGGAAAGAGTTTCTTAAAGATTGCAACAAAAGCTTTAGCCTATCTGATTTTACTTTTTTCGTCTTTAGCCACCGCGGCAGTGACTCCGCCAACAGCTCAAACCAATTCCGCCACCGGTATAGGGCAGACAACCGCTACCCTCAGTGGCGTGATTACTGCGAACGGGGGAGCTAACATTACCGAGTACGGCTTTTTCTGGGGGAGCGGCTCCAATCTATCCACCAAGAAGGTCGTTGGCAGTAATGGACTGAAAGGTACATCGTATACTTATAACCTGACTGGTCTGACCCCTGGCTCAACTTACTCTTACAAGTTTTACGCAGTGAATTCTGCAGGGACCGGTTACGGTAGTGTGACCAAGTTCACCATGCCATCTCCCTCATCTCCCTCTTCTAAACCGACCCCGATGCCAACGTCCGACATTCCTGTACGCGGGGTGAGCGTCAGCAAAAAAAGCATCACTATGGCCGTGGGTGATACGGCAAGCCTGACCGCAGGCGTATCGCCGTCTAACGCAACGGACAAGCGGCTGACCTGGGATTCGAATAATAAAGCTGTTGCGAAGGTGGACGGGAACGGCAATGTGAAGGCGGTTGCCCAGGGAACGGCGGTAATCTCTGTTGTTAGCGCAGCGAACAGGGCAAAATATGACCACTGCACCGTGACAGTATCCGAAATTCCACCCAATGTTAGTAGTGTAAACGTCAACCCTGCCAGCATAACAGCGTGGCAGCCTGTGGCCTTTAGTGCGAGTACTGACCGCGCCGCCTCGCGGGTGGTCCTTAGCTTCCCGGACGCCGGGGTCAACCTGAACATGAACGGCAGCGGTACGAACTGGAACTGGAGCGGCCCGATCAACCAAGCCGGCAGCCGCCGGTTCGTGGTCACCGCCTACGATGAGAGCGGTAAGAACGGCAGCACGAAAGGGGGCAGCGTTACCGTTAACCCTGCGGTTGGTTACCCCTCGAAATCATCGACAAAAAGCGAAATCGTACAAGTGGATCTCCCATCTGAGAAAGTGCACCTGTATGTAGTCATGGCTGATCCCAGTAACATTTCTTTTAAGCCCTTGCTAGGCGGTACGGTTCCTAGACAGGCTAGCCTCGGGATTAACGGAGGTTACTTTTCCGATGATGAAAACGACGTTCCAGAATTCTATTTGTACTCCATTGCTATAATGAACGGAAAAAGTGTCATGCCTGCTCGTTATGGTGGTACTGGTGGTATAGGGAAGCCGCTAGACACATTGGTTTACGATCCGAATATAAAGAGCAAGTTGTTTATAAACCAATACTATTCGAGCAAAACGATTGGAGTTTCCAAGGGAACCACGAATTGGTGGGCACACAGTGGCAACCAACTGCATCTTAATAACGATTCCGGGTGGAAAACGTCTAGGCGTTCTATCCCATATTTTGATGTTTCACATTACCGAGACGGACGTCCGATTTATCGCGGAGCAATGGTCTATGGTTCAGATTCGGGGGAATTAAAGGTATGGCTCATAGGAACTGATACGGGATGCACAGCAGATACCTTCAGAATTGCAATAAATAAATACAGCAAAGACAAGGGCTATAGGTTCGTCGATGGCATCACAATGGATGGGGGGACAGCGAGCCAAATGAAAGTAGATGGCGGGAGCTACGGAACAGGTCGTCCAGTAGCCGAAATGGTCTATGTCCTCAAATAG
- a CDS encoding tetratricopeptide repeat protein — MKSGNFFPLLWTALALSLCASAASAEPVTVRHVVRQNFAGSQSPDDARAAALAKAKREVLEKAGTYIDSVKVVRDRQLAHNQIVALSAAVLQAEIVAQKNCISGETFCVEIEATVSVDTADLERRIKKFLDERSALEKAERLEQRERELLAKIDELEGRYRHLSGGAAETGKEKGGEQEASREFREAARSLKAVEANRKAMALFGGGMFSDPEEALSLLNEAISMDPAFSDSFNNRGILHATQREPARAIQDFEQAIKLDPHNADALCNSGNAYTELGKYDRALDRFNAAIKADPGNADSYFNRGYAALKSEAYASAIEDFDRVLTSNGKDAEAYKYRGLAFLMIGDRQKFCADLQAACKVGSCEALEKAREEGECK, encoded by the coding sequence ATGAAATCTGGAAACTTCTTCCCCCTTCTTTGGACGGCTCTTGCCTTGTCTCTTTGCGCCTCCGCGGCATCGGCCGAACCGGTCACGGTACGACACGTGGTCAGGCAGAACTTCGCCGGCAGCCAGTCTCCCGACGATGCACGCGCCGCCGCACTGGCAAAGGCCAAACGCGAGGTGCTGGAGAAGGCAGGAACCTACATCGACAGCGTCAAGGTCGTGAGGGACCGGCAACTGGCGCACAACCAGATCGTCGCCCTCTCCGCGGCGGTGTTACAGGCGGAGATCGTCGCCCAGAAAAACTGCATATCTGGAGAAACATTCTGTGTGGAGATTGAGGCAACAGTCAGCGTCGACACAGCCGATCTGGAGCGGCGGATCAAGAAGTTCCTGGATGAACGGAGCGCCCTGGAGAAGGCCGAACGACTGGAGCAGCGCGAGAGGGAACTTCTGGCAAAGATTGATGAACTAGAAGGGCGCTACCGCCATCTTTCAGGGGGGGCGGCAGAAACAGGAAAAGAAAAAGGCGGCGAGCAGGAGGCATCCCGCGAGTTCCGCGAGGCTGCCAGGAGCCTGAAGGCTGTCGAGGCGAACCGGAAGGCAATGGCGCTTTTCGGAGGGGGCATGTTCAGCGATCCGGAGGAGGCGCTCTCCCTTCTCAACGAGGCGATCTCCATGGATCCGGCTTTTTCTGATTCCTTCAACAACAGGGGGATTCTGCACGCCACACAGCGCGAGCCTGCAAGGGCGATTCAGGATTTCGAGCAGGCGATCAAACTCGACCCGCACAATGCGGACGCTCTATGCAACTCGGGGAACGCCTACACCGAGCTCGGCAAGTATGACCGAGCGCTTGACAGATTCAATGCCGCCATAAAGGCCGATCCGGGAAACGCAGACTCGTACTTCAACCGGGGATACGCAGCGTTGAAGTCCGAAGCGTACGCCAGTGCCATCGAGGATTTCGATCGGGTCCTGACTTCCAATGGGAAGGATGCTGAAGCCTACAAATACAGGGGGCTCGCTTTTCTGATGATCGGTGACCGGCAGAAGTTTTGCGCAGATCTCCAGGCGGCATGCAAGGTGGGGAGTTGCGAGGCTTTGGAGAAGGCCAGAGAGGAAGGAGAATGCAAGTGA
- a CDS encoding DUF4384 domain-containing protein, whose protein sequence is MNTMILLVALLLLPPLARAATEPVWVEAVGESIGSEYDPPKEVMDRARNDAKRKAVEEAVGSFLRSHTLVSDAQLAEELTFARVRGTIDTVRIISEERDGANPNLFRVRLKALVRPVLPKEGEGLDLKLSVDRSVLKEGEEVKIYYQSNRDCYVYLFSIAADNSVTLLFPNSEMKDNFVKADAGMVFPPEASSLRLRPLRLPGSKGTVQEKVKLVATKKKEIILTGFQEGMFQVHDASSTPLVGDLARRLNQLDPAEWGDAVAAYTIVD, encoded by the coding sequence ATGAACACGATGATTCTTTTGGTCGCACTGCTTCTCTTGCCGCCGCTGGCCCGCGCCGCCACCGAGCCTGTATGGGTGGAGGCTGTAGGGGAGTCGATCGGGAGCGAATATGACCCTCCGAAGGAGGTGATGGATCGCGCACGCAACGACGCAAAACGAAAGGCGGTGGAGGAGGCTGTCGGCTCCTTCCTCCGCTCCCATACACTGGTAAGCGATGCACAACTGGCCGAGGAGCTGACCTTTGCCAGGGTGCGGGGGACGATCGACACCGTCCGCATCATTTCCGAGGAGCGCGACGGCGCAAATCCCAACCTCTTCCGGGTGCGACTGAAGGCGCTGGTGCGGCCGGTCCTCCCGAAGGAAGGTGAGGGGCTGGACCTGAAGCTCTCGGTGGACAGGTCGGTCCTCAAGGAGGGGGAAGAGGTAAAGATCTACTATCAGAGCAACAGGGACTGTTATGTCTACCTCTTTTCCATCGCCGCGGACAACTCGGTCACCCTCCTTTTCCCCAACTCCGAGATGAAAGACAACTTTGTCAAGGCAGACGCAGGGATGGTCTTCCCCCCCGAGGCGTCTTCGCTCCGTCTCCGGCCGCTGCGCCTCCCCGGTTCAAAGGGGACGGTGCAGGAGAAGGTAAAACTGGTGGCAACCAAAAAGAAGGAGATCATTCTCACCGGCTTCCAGGAGGGGATGTTCCAGGTCCACGACGCGAGCTCGACCCCGCTGGTAGGGGATCTTGCCCGCAGGCTGAACCAACTCGACCCGGCCGAGTGGGGGGATGCGGTGGCTGCGTACACCATCGTCGATTGA